One segment of Argiope bruennichi chromosome 11, qqArgBrue1.1, whole genome shotgun sequence DNA contains the following:
- the LOC129957399 gene encoding uncharacterized protein LOC129957399 produces the protein MKLLDFIFTISCFLAITIQVIKCDGSTDWRSGPPDSLPELTKLSVECGKQEMTIYLQFSAPYDGSVYSKPNGQSGRCIHVAPHSHITETTFSIEYDDCGTRSDPQGKFYENTIIIQYDDVVIEAWDEAKKIRCEWHDGYEKSAFKMPITISDLDVVEMNFQGDDVDCWLEVQDGKGPWSAKVEGLVPLGSPLTLVVAIQDSEGHFDMRVKSCIAHDGQKHPIHLTDEDGCVLRPKMMTPFQKTTETKGTASVIAYSHFYAFKFPETVEVTIQCTVEICRHGCPGTCVEGRESQPQDTDSSNFQPPPSKEAEDIPTYKDSFPFSTVVTSRPDQQNQSLSLNTSSSTVIGNKENASKEENVDPLETSPNTNYDFYLNKYPYDLFDDLLIEERQDDKVDYDRHSDKDYAGNGDDIYYSQLPNIFGGVREHGKNFPAGQKISNVSNKTHDKTDQSVTTQSNIENSATTETYVSTVPDLSDVTALAIKMGMHTSSTEAHTELSSTENPLLSDESEASNGDEITSDNGNISDLVQDEEHLKHEALHTKVIASDTIKSDKSGEIFSDSTDYNDANVESRQSDYDFNANRKRSEEDMLPKKDIELHFDDYKVKARKPYDNYETRQNYPYRSFLPPAPAPPITLYNGVPLYYYSQSSPNTDYFEPESHPYLSRFSYQKSYVKSKLRRPGRRRGRRDIGEKEQLGLKQTLRVIAMEDLDFSANENEKILPLYVGKADPNSDVCMAPSSLAAGLGLLLLANVCVICVVVFLGHHYYIHKKAQVKAVELLGTELS, from the coding sequence gtAATAAAATGCGATGGAAGCACCGACTGGAGATCAGGCCCTCCCGATAGTCTACCAGAACTTACAAAACTGAGTGTAGAATGTGGCAAGCAAGAAATGACAATTTACCTACAATTCAGTGCTCCATACGATGGCAGCGTTTACTCCAAACCCAATGGACAATCTGGCAGGTGCATCCACGTGGCACCTCATTCTCACATCACGGAAACCACCTTCTCGATCGAGTACGATGACTGTGGGACGCGTTCTGATCCACAaggcaaattttatgaaaacactATCATCATCCAGTACGATGATGTTGTCATCGAGGCTTGGGATGAAGCGAAGAAAATTCGTTGCGAATGGCATGATGGTTATGAAAAGTCAGCCTTCAAGATGCCCATCACCATTTCAGATCTGGATGTGGTAGAAATGAATTTCCAAGGTGACGATGTGGATTGTTGGTTGGAAGTCCAAGATGGCAAAGGGCCGTGGTCAGCAAAAGTGGAAGGATTGGTACCACTGGGCAGCCCTCTGACTTTAGTAGTCGCAATTCAAGATAGCGAAGGTCATTTCGACATGAGGGTAAAATCCTGCATTGCCCACGATGGACAGAAGCATCCAATACACCTGACAGATGAAGATGGATGCGTTTTAAGGCCCAAAATGATGACGCCATTCCAGAAAACAACGGAAACTAAAGGAACGGCAAGCGTTATAGCGTACAGTCATTTTTACGCCTTCAAATTCCCGGAAACAGTTGAGGTCACGATTCAGTGCACAGTTGAGATCTGCCGACATGGCTGTCCAGGAACTTGTGTCGAAGGTCGGGAATCGCAACCCCAAGACACTGATTCGTCGAATTTTCAGCCACCGCCTTCTAAGGAAGCTGAAGACATACCTACATATAAAGATTCGTTCCCTTTTTCAACAGTTGTCACATCAAGGCCCGACCAACAAAATCAGTCCTTAAGTCTAAACACATCGTCAAGTACTGTAATAGGAAATAAGGAAAATGCATCGAAAGAAGAAAATGTTGATCCACTAGAGACAAGTCCAAACactaattatgatttttatcttaataaatatccTTACGATTTGTTTGATGACTTATTAATTGAAGAAAGACAAGATGATAAGGTAGACTATGATCGCCATTCAGATAAAGATTATGCAGGTAACGGTGATGATATCTATTATTCTCAACTGCCCAATATTTTTGGTGGCGTCAGAGAGCATGGAAAAAATTTCCCTGCTGGCCAGAAAATTTCCAACGTATCTAACAAAACGCATGATAAAACCGATCAGTCAGTAACTACACAAAGTAATATAGAAAATTCAGCGACAACAGAAACATATGTAAGTACAGTACCAGATTTATCTGACGTGACGGCTTTGGCTATTAAAATGGGTATGCACACTTCCTCAACAGAAGCTCATACAGAATTAAGTTCAACAGAAAATCCACTTTTGAGTGATGAATCAGAGGCAAGTAATGGCGACGAAATCACTTCTGATAATGGAAATATTAGTGATTTAGTACAAGATGAAGAGCATCTAAAGCATGAAGCATTACACACCAAAGTGATCGCCAGTGATACAATTAAGTCTGACAAAAGTGGCGAGATTTTTTCAGATTCAACAGATTATAATGATGCAAATGTAGAAAGTCGTCAATCCGATTATGACTTTAACGCCAACAGAAAACGAAGTGAGGAAGACATGCTGCCAAAGAAAGACATAGAGCTTCATTTTGACGATTATAAGGTAAAAGCCAGGAAACCCTATGATAATTATGAAACAAGGCAGAACtatccatacagatcatttttgcCGCCAGCTCCAGCACCACCAATCACGCTATACAACGGTGTACCCCTTTACTATTACAGCCAGTCCAGCCCAAACACAGACTACTTCGAGCCAGAAAGTCATCCATATCTAAGCAGATTTTCTTACCAAAAAAGTTACGTCAAATCCAAACTACGACGTCCTGGCAGAAGACGTGGTAGAAGAGACATCGGTGAAAAAGAACAATTGGGTCTGAAACAGACACTGAGAGTAATAGCTATGGAAGATCTTGATTTTTCAgccaatgaaaatgaaaagattctgCCTCTTTATGTAGGGAAAGCAGATCCAAATTCTGATGTGTGCATGGCTCCCTCGAGTCTGGCTGCTGGTCTGGGTCTTTTGCTTTTGGCTAACGTCTGCGTGATTTGTGTTGTAGTATTTCTTGGTCaccattattatattcataagaaGGCACAGGTAAAAGCTGTTGAATTACTTGGCACAGAACTATCATAG